The Ostrea edulis chromosome 1, xbOstEdul1.1, whole genome shotgun sequence genomic sequence TTTGTTACTGGACCTTTGAGACTTTCTGATTCTTTCTTAGTAAGTTTTGGGATATCATAATTCtttaatattttgtgaatattttctttttctatagTTTCTCTTTTTTATatagattttcataaaaaagtttGGATTCATTTAGTATATCAAATTGATCAGTGCAAATTGCACCatcttctttttcaatttttggtaTTAGCTTACTAATGTAATTTCTTGATTCTAAACTTACAAAGTACCTAGAAGGTTTTCCTCCTTCTTCTATCcatttgacttttgaccttatACATTGACCTTTAAGTTTTTTCATTCttatatcttcaatttctttttgtttGATAGTAAGTTCCTCAACTGATTGTTGTATCatattttttccagattgcAAATTTCTCTTTCTAACTGTAAttctttttcacaaattttctttttcttaaatGTTGAATATGAAATAGATTTTCCTTTAATTTCCATAAGTAAAATATCAAGACATGTCTGGTCACTAACCGTAAACTGTATTAAATCATCAATTGAAGGAATGCTTTCTACATTATAAACTAAACAGGTATATTGTATTTTGACTTCCTCAATTTTTTCCTTAATCAACTTAACATACTCTTTGTCAGTTAATAAAGTATTATTGAACTTCCAAAAACTTCTGTcctttttaaattcatttgttttataGCATAGGATCACTGGTGAATGATCTGATCGAtaactattttcatattttatgcaAGGATTCATAGTTAACATTGATTCTgaaatcagaaaaaaatcaagtCTAGATTGCTTAATAGGGTTCTTCTTTCTCTATGTATACCTTTTTAACATTGGATTATTTTCACGAAAGACATCTTTCAGACAAAAAGTGTCCATTAAGTTTAAGACTAATTGTCTTGAATTTGGGTTGTTTAAGTGATTATAGTTCATGGAGTCTAGCTCCTTATTTAGTATAAGATTAAAATAACCTCCTATAACAATATGTTGAGAAGAGTACATCTCTTCAATCTTATTTTGGATGTTCATATAAAAGTCTGGAGTGTCAGAGTTTGGACCATATATATTGATCAGTAAGAAACGTATTCCTTCTACTGTGGCATCCAAAATGATATAATTCCCACTATCATCTTTGTATTGATTGTGAATTTCTATCTCACAgttattattaaaaaatatagcAACTCCTCTTGAATTTGGTCTAAAGGAGCTAAAGAAGGCCTTATATCCCCATTGTGtctttatcatattttcatctgtcaataaaatgtgtgtcttgaataaaatatacattgtagtttttattttttaaatattttagaacATCTCTTCGTTTGTTCGTGTCTCCTAGACCTTGACAGTTTACTGTgagaatttttaattcatttgcaTATGTTTGGTTAACCATTGTCGTAGGCAATTGATCGAGACAGACCAGTACGCCTAAGTAATTCAATCTTTAGTAAAACGTGAAGTGCGCTGAAGTGTGTGTATTTGAAAAACCTTcctaaacataaaaaataaacacgCTTCAAATAGCGGCTTGAATGAGAGGtatagaagaaaaaagaaagagagcAAAGAGACAGAATACATACAAAAAACATGATAAAACCGTTTCTAATGATATATAGTCATAAAGACCAACACAAGAGCTAATTATTTGTTTACCTTATTCTATTTTTTGGCCGATTCGCTACAGGAAACACAATACGATAGATAAAAGCTCAAGGAATAAACCTATCACAACAGCTCTACTTTTTCCGGAATTCATTTAGAAGCATTCTGAAATAGACCTAAGCAACAGAGAGGAAAAAAGCagatatatattgtttgtaaaTCTATGATGATATgttaattcatttttgaaaactatGAAGACATGTTGCAAATTAAGAGACATAATGGTTTTGAATATGCATAAGTATGAAGTATTTGAAACGGGGTTCTGGGGATGACTTCCcactctctctgtaatttctgtttcccttgttcataataagccttttgactttacaaaatgctgacctgatcgcataattacatgaaatattttctgttccgcgttttagcaactcCATTATCATTTGTCTTTAAATATTCCAATTAAGGATGGAAAACGCAGACAAATACAGGATTATCAGTACCAGCTTTTAATTGCGTAAACGAGTTTAAACCAGATACTATGGGTGAAAGTCAGCATGAGTATGCACAATTGTATATTTTCACTGGAGCCAGTCCGAACATTGTTTCGGCTTTTTCGGTCAAGTAACGAACTTCTCGACTTCACAGAGAAGGCCGAACGATGTTCCGATTGCACCGGAGCTTGATGTCACGACCTTTATTGATACAACCCAACACGGTTGCATGTGACTGTGTATATGAGGAAAAGTCAGTTTTTACATGCGCAAATACACAATTACTGGAATCAGCATTGTTTCattcaaaataatgtttaataGTAGACATGGTTACATAATGCATCCGTTACACAGCAGATAgatgtatgtaaatatttatctgGTTTGATAATGCTTTATGaataatatcattatataaATCCATTCACAATAAATTTATATTATTGCAGTTTGAATTAGTGATGAAGATGAAGTCTAACAAATATCGCATGTAAGTATTCCGAAGTTACCGGTCGTAGTTACATATTTGATAATTTCTCTAAAACAAATACAACTTCCTTTTTGGCTACTTTTGACATCCCTTTCTTCCCAACATTTTTGATATGGAAACGAAGCAGGGTCTCCGCCAGAAACTGATGACGAAATTCTAATCGCTTATCGTCCACCTCGCTTTCTACTAGGTATTTCGCCagattttcattcatttcaatAACTTTGCGCTTTTTCAAAATCCCAGAATTCTTAACGTTCAGTTTATCACGTGAACGACCCACTTCACTTCGATTCATTTCATCCACTGAATTTCCGTCAGTACCCCTGACATTCAAATTATCACTAGAACGACTCCTAGCATCGTCCTCCACTTCATTCCAGTTCTTTTTAGCATTATCATCGACAGGATTTCCGCCAGCACCCTCTCCATTTTTATCACAAACATCAGTCCCTACATTAACATTATTGGTTTTATTGTAACCGCTGTCCATTGTTTCCCCGTCTAACGTACTATTCTCCGGCTCTTCCGACTTCTCTGAAAGTTCATCTGTCGTGGATGTCGGTATATTGGCCTCTTCTGATATCTTCGAATTAGTTTGGTTTTCAGTGTTTTTCTTCGCATCAGAAGTATAGTGACGTTTTCTGTCTTCCTTTTCTTTTCCAGACTCACGGCTCTTCGGATCTTCACATTCCTTCCTTAAAATGTCCCACTTCTCTTTACTCACGTCTTTCAGATTCACAGGACAATTACATACAGCATAAATGAGAGTTACGTATACATCAACTTGGTCTTTGAGAAGTTGGAGAAATCTGTCTTGTAGAACTGACGTTGGATCTTTAAAGAAGGCATTAATATTTTCCTGTAGGTATGGATCTCTCAGAATCAAACTGATCAAAAGCGGGAAGCCAACTTCATTACACACAGTcggtatttgaaaatatttggtaGGTTTCATTTCATCtctaaaattttctttttttgtttgtgaATCATAGTTTTTATCAAGAGTCATGGCATTTGTAATATTATCACAGGGattattttgttcatatttgaAGAACGAATCAAAACATAACACTGCTTTGTATTGTTGGGGGTCTCTTTTGCATTTATCAATTAATGTCTTCATATATTTTGAAGTGCCATCTTTATTTTCATCGTCTTTAATTTTCCAGATTCCGAAACAATCATCCCAGAAAACTAGCCCACCGTCACTTGAGAATCTCGGAGCTTCGTTTTGTTTTCCTCTCAGATGCACGACATTATAATCCGGAAACTCATTCCTCACCAAATGGGTTGCTACTGTGGATTTCCCACATCCGGTTGCACCATAAAGAATTACATATCCTTCTGTCTTTACTTTTTTAACTGCTTTACTGTATGTTTTAGGTTCTATGAATTTCTCTGAAAAACAAAACCAACAagatttttacttttatatcaatgtatttagctctaaaacttcatagttatttcggatttcaaacatttcggttgagcatcactgaagagacattatttgtcgaaatacgcatctggtgcatcaaaattggtaccgtataagttttacataatagcGGTGTATAACAGGCAGTGTAATAATCGATTTCTTTCATCAAACACCAGTATCAAATATCATCTCCCCATTCATCTAAACTGGAATTTAATTGGAAAGACGACAATTATAACTCGCATATAATTATTTCAGAGGGAAGAAGGAGTATTGATGAATACTTTCAAGGTGTTGTAATCCactttgaaaagaaaaatacataatacatgtatatgtgaatCAAATGTATTCATCAAAGGACGTTGAAAAAGAATATTGAGCGTGAGGAATTCGATTCACCACCAATCGCATCGAAATATAATTCTAAGCACGTCCAAATTACaagtatgaaattattttttccgAATATTCCTTTGATGGAATggattaaaaatatgaatttggttttttttcaaatttcattttaatatggAGTAATGATCAACTGATAGGTGGAAAGTGATGttaacaaacagttatcaatttagaaattcctttaaataatacagaagtaaaaggtgaagataaaactcagtgatcaatctcataattcctataaagaatacaaatttacaaataGGTCAAATGCAatccctggacatactagaggtgggatcagttacCTAGGAAAAGTAAGGATTACCTGTCACAGCGAGCCCTTAATTTGATCAGGTACACGCCTTGTAATGATCTATATACTGCAATACCTTCATTTACTGcttagtgaaaggtgaagataacgaacagtgaccaatctcataactcctataagggaTACAAAAAAGCAGTTGGGCCAACACGGAACCCTGAACATACAAGAGGTGgaattataacgaccatagaattggcgaaatgctaacttttaacgagactgttgaaaaaaGGATATGTTACAGGATTATAAGGATCTAGTTTGCCGATATAACACACCAaggggtcaaatgttgtctttcataactgattttgacaacgaataactcgtttacctgatcaagatataggactcacggtagatgtgatcggtcgacaagTCGATCGGTCGATGCTTATTCCTTTTCGGCTCCTGGtgccacctctgatatatccaggggcccaTGTTTTACCAACTCATTATTtactattgcttataggagttatgagattgattgctgttccTTATCTTCGCCTTCCATATAATactcatggcaggtgtgacacTTTTTCATTCTTATAGACTGCTtgataaatgcaaggtgaagataacgaacagtgatcaatctcaaaactcctattagcaatacaaaatagatagttgggcaaacacggatccctggacacaccagaagtgggatcaattgcctaggaggagttgaTAAACCTTCTATTTTCTAAATATTGCTACTGTCATATCCTATTAAATCATTAAAGTTTAGTTAGCTAACGGAAATTTCATGTCTGAACACTTTGCCGACATATTCCTTTGCTTGCACACATTCCTACACATTCCTTTGCTTACGCAGAATGTACAATAGATAATAGACTAGATTCTAGTTCGTATGTGCATGGGAAAAATTGTTACCTTAGAAAAGTTATATTTGATTGATCTATTTTAGCTTAAGCGAGTTATGCGCACGCAGCTCTAACATTTCAATTATGTCAAAGATATATacaaatctaaaaacaaatTACTTATAGCTCAAATTAAGGCACAACCGCAGAATATGAATAGCAAATCCTCTTTTTCGTATAGGGTTCAAAATGTTGTGGCGTAATTGAATCAGATACTAGTAATAGTCCGTCCCCTGCATTGAACATTTCCAACAAACTGAATGGTATTACATATCTGCTCTCGGAAAAAGAAAAATCTTGCAGCGAAAAATGATTCGGTTGATGCAATAAATGTGCGATattttttagttttgttttactgttggttgttgttttttctttgtcATCATAGAAAGGTAGTTTGAATGATATTATTTGTGTTATAAAATTTATCATTGCTTTTCACATCTTTCCCAAGATTATCTTCTAAGACATTCTCTCGATGAATTACAGTGTTACCCTCCATGTCTGCATTGGTTTCGGCTGTGGTGGTATTCCCGACGTCCATGAGAAACCCAGTACCTTCTTCTGTTTCTGaataacaataaatatagatGATGCGTTAATAGTTCTCTCCATGATTCATTCAAGACAGCATAGATTATATGGTATCCCCTCTCTCTACAAAGACTTCGATAGTGAAAAATTATTACACAGAAATTTTTCTACTGTGTATTGGATTTTGTACCGATAATAGAACACATTTGACCAAGATAATCATTCAAACTCTCTAAAAATATGAGgttattatttaaatgttatggGGAAATCAATTCATAAACACTTCCTATaaagatgaatttcataatcataAAACGTTGacaatgaatttgaaatattcataaagttataaaaaatatatttgataaatgtgaaaaaaatcatgtatcaaaattatttAAGTAAAATTTGTCAACCGGCAAATTCTTCTTATATACCATATTATTTATCAATTTGAGAAAGGGGTACTAACAATTTTAATTAACATACACGTATTGCAATAAAATTTCTCGGAGATTTAATTGAATAAGTTGGAAAACGCCGCTtggtagtatatatatatatatatgtatgtatgtatgtatgtatatatatatatatatatatatatatatatatatatatatatatatatatatatataaatatgctaTAATGATTTACCACTGTGATTTGGTCTTAAAAGTTGtagatgaaaaagtgaagataacgaacagtgaacatgatcaatctcacaattcttataaaaatacaaaattgagaatagggcaaacatggaATCCCACACAAACCAGAGGATGaatctggtgcctaggaggagtaatcatcccctgtcgaccggtcacaccaccTAGGAGGAATAGGCATGATAACAGCATTATGGAGTAGATATATATAATAGTTCATATATGTAGTGGAACAaagtacatttatgtatcatgATCACGACAgatatgaccggtcaacaggggatgattactcctcctaggtacctgatcacATCTCCGATATGTCTAGagatcctcagtacctcttgcttttCGTAAGAAGCGAcgaaatggggcgatcctttgAATTATATCGCAAAAACCAAGATCCCGCGGAAAAGCAAGTACGACACGATAAATATACCTTCTTGCTCAAAGACTGTAAACGCCTAAACTTTGCAGGCCTTCACCGGCAAAAGTGACCTCTctatatgattgaaaaattctcgagcaggtacaaccaaccaaccgtATTTACcttattctttattttgtattcttcacaggagttatgaaatagatcaatgtttgttatcttcacttgcaATGAATGTGGTATAGAGAATTCTTGCCTTCAGTGTATCTGTTAATGGGTTTACTCTTCATCGAAGTTCTACGTGCTCTAAACAAAAGAACAAGGAACGTGATAACAAATACAGGTAGGATGACTCCAAGAGCTATCAATAAGGTAGACAGCCAGGGCTTTACGTTCTGCTCCTCTTCAGCAGGTGGTTTGGACCTGTaagatgtaatatatataattatcaaaatgacGATTTCTACTGAATTATCTACGAGAATATTCTAAATCACTACACCCTACCATGATATAGATGACGTGGTAGTGTTCGCTTCAGTAGTTGTAGACTGTGTAGTAGTTCTAAAAGAAAGCTAAATACTTCACTCACTTACAAATACTTTCTCTAATTTCACATCCTGCAAAACATTAATTGCATTAATTGCATAGTGTCTTCTTGGTTTTTGTTTCTTCGATATTTTGTCACATATGTTGGAAATCACGTtcttcaaatgaaatgaaacaacTTAGTTTATGAAgatcatacatgtagatacaaaattCATTATATCAATGTATAGTAAATAATACCTGATAATTGTTCTTATGCAACTGGGATCTATGAAAAGCAAAAAAGTTTATAAATAAATAGTTTTTTGTTTAGATGTATACATTATGTAACTTGAACAATATGGTTAATAGTGAAACAAGAGACATGTCAGATCGCTTAGTTTCTTGctttacatgaaaaaaaaaatgcccagCTCTctaatttataattaaataataaataagaatatgaactttatgaattttaaaaatctaagtacagtgtaaaataataaaacaaaagtcCAACTATCACACTTACTCTTTGTAAACATCTGTCCCCACGTATCTAccttactcttaattttgtattctttatagaagttatgaaaagtgaagataatgaacagtgatcaatctcataactcctgtaagcaatacaaaatagagagttgggcatacaccggcatacacggacccctggatctAAGAGAGGtgatatcaggtgcctaggaggagtcaaCATCCTATGcctttcaactgattcaatacacaagaccttattctgcgtatgattagtttttgagtcgaggcaggctactgacaaacatgttgatggtgcGGGGATTTCAACAGAACGGTCTAAcgattgatatgaaacacgtcagacagcagttgaccaaatgataggctgtattggcaaactagatcattataaagaccatggaatttgcgaaatgctgattttaaacgagactgttagaACCCTTacaccatcaaattgtttgtcaaatcaggtaaacggagttatctgtagttaaaatcaatgtgccaatgTGTGACACGAAAACGTACATTTATACATAACATTGGAGTAGTACGCCTTCTCCGGACATCCAGCTAAGGCTCCTGGACACAGCATCGCGTTAATCACTGAGACCTTGGTATTGAATTCCGGGCAGTAATCTGGAATGAAAAAGCGAAAACAGTCCCTATTAAGGATTGATAACTTTGAAGAGTGCcaaaaagaaagataaaaacTACACGTAAGCATGTGTGCAtgttttattcaaatgtttCCTTTATTTCCATCAACGGAAACAGTTTGTTAAGAATTGATGTCTTAAACTACGGAAAAGGAGCATGTGTAAGCTAATAACATACactgtatttcaaaaataaatcgAGGGGAAAAAGACCACGGATCTTAAAGTATTCTGGTGTGAAGCGTTGAAATCCATACACCCCTGTATtctaaaacataaaaaatccCCAGGTGTTAATAGACAGATATCAAAATATCTAATCATGTATTCGTTTGGGTACTGTTAACAATTGCAGCCCAATCATATGGAAATGGATATCATTATTAATGGAAATGTATCAAAATcaaaaattctctctctctctctctctctctctctctctctctctctctctctccacacacacacacacacacacatacgtgtaacgcgtgtcaaatgaacacGTTAACTTcccacctgcaactgaacacttctacagttattgatatttttgtacgaaaatttactatttggtactaaaaacaacatagaagacattgctgaggtcgaaatttgtgaaatatagttttattcactccttgaatttttgcttatcaattgaacactttcctttacacactgtcaattgaacactttcctttacacacaggcaattgaacactttcctttacacacggtcaattgaacactttcctttacacacaggcaattgaacactttcctttacacacggtcaattgaacactttcctttacacacaggcaattgaacactttcctttacacacaggcaattgaacactttcctttacacacggtcaattgaacactttcctgtACACACAGGTAATTGAACACTCTGGCACACACGGGCAAatgaacactctgacacacatgtgcaattgaacactctgaaacacgcggccagttaaacactctgatacacacgggcaatcaaacactctgaaacatccaaacaatcattctcaccacgctaaatAAATAAGGCCAATccctaaagcttacaaaaaagcgtgaaacgattacataaatcgaaattgggataggatagacagggaatccacacatttcgttgaaattatcgcTACAAGAAAATCCAAAAAAGGGGGGCGGGGGtagtattgattggatgattgattgattatatattttacgtcccgtagagaatattttattcatattgagacgtaaccagctttaagcggaGTTCAACGAATTTAGACCTATCCAATGTATCCATAGggttcagggtcgtagcagtgagggttctttgaaatatcgtgccaacacctactacatgtacgacaagggatttacgtttataaggtcacattcaaaagatccgtgattctcacttctaaatgactaccaattttaacgtcttaggtttgacgcatgaACGGTgtttgaactcacgacctcccggctacgaagcgaactctctaccattgagctaccgcgaccggtcggggggaggggtagtagtgtccataatgataactttaaatgtaataataacttataataattatcattattatatatatatacttctatgattatagactccctCGTTTGCCAATGCATGCTGTACGGGCTAGACTCTGTAGtaattcgaccaaaaagtatgataaataaaatcaaaattctgtaatacagtgcctaaaagatctaaaacaagtattcatcgttatatacattttttgtattactttaagttttttgttgacttttgacataaataaaaattagatatctttgtaaagaaatgttacgcgatatcttaattccactctaaaagggagcattttcatgaacattctgtgTGTATGTGGCCTTACAGAAAAGTTTAATCAAACGTTACaaaaaccataatttttttgaaaatccggtttataacaccagtttatataacataacttcagaatcaggatttgCTCCCGATTCCttcatatactgttacaaaaatatctacatgtttatgatatgtacatgcacattatgtaaattttgactatcatctctcaccttgaaatatgaggacaaaattgtaatagagaacccccaaaaatcacgattttgcttcatcttagatatttttgtttagagagCCTTAGGCATTCATTACGCACTTCCCTTGGGTAATCCCTGGTTTCGCTCCCGCCACATGCCGTCAACTAAATATCCACTAAACGTATTGGGCCCCCCCCCTCATTAAACACGTCTGAAACACACCGACGATTGAACCTGGTACATTGCGCATAAATTGAACTATTATAACGAAAGGTAAAATTCaagttacatatttgtaagttttattgatgAACTTAGTTCAGTCTCGAAAGGCACGTAAAGATTTAAAACATTCCCTAAACATTGGCAATTCGCGCCTtcgaatgagaaataatctccCTCATAAAAGTGATTTGGACCCCCACTGCTTTCCCTGCCGATCTGAGGACAGGGATGGCcaaattcaagggaatatattacCTTCTGGTTTTGTTAAAAAACTGGACATGTCCTCTCATGACTTTTGTAATAGAAATTCACCAGGttgattttcaaaatcttattaatgttttacataagctcaaataattgaagtccaataatatacgctcatcaaatcaattatcgctctcatcaattcaattgatgcgcacatccatgtggtggaaatattgctcgcaaaaattaatttagagctctgtatgaatgacttgattatctcttttaattcaatggaaggtctttttaattaaatatacaaggctatttcataagtaattaatgcgtgcatcattttttttttaaaaaaaaggagcaacaattcaattaaagaaatcattcattcaattgtggatatgttgaattgaggATTATATCTCAATTGGATAATTACtctctctaaaataattattgcactcatcaatttaattaatgatatcattaattcaatagaagagagcaataattcaattattgcgcatattaagtgatgttagcattaatgaattattgctctcttcaaatgaattgtaccatgcattaattctattgttggtatcattaaattataattcatttgaggagagcaacaattaaattattgcgtgcatcaattcagcagaataaataatgatatcaataattcaattcatgctCGCAATATACATAATGCAGAATTGAAGAtaccattaattatttgaagagatctttgattgcaatattgcgtgcatgaaatgaattgataatatcttcaaataattaaagatatcttcaaatatttgagtttgttattttggcgctccatagatccaaaactattcctagtggaTTCCATTGCTTTCTGACTCAAGACATCATACCAGCTCTTGCCAAAAATGAATCTCACCATACAAGTGATAAACACACACTTAAATATGTTGCAGAAAAATAAAGATCAGGTGGGTCGCATTTACTATAACCATCtctcttttaatttcttcaaaGGATTCATATACTGAAAGAgatttttctccttgaaaaggtgatatttaaaaaattgtcacTTTTTGAGGAATTTTATAATCCCCAAATAGTATGTACCGGGGTAATTTCTGAACTGTttggtgaaaatgttgacaattaagaatcagtcactggttatccatgtgaaatttagctatctcatatgaatacactcttgattattttactacaatgtaccatattaaccaattacggaaataattccttatttgtcttaaattttaatttgatataaagagcAAACTGAAACgataaaccaaagttcacattgaacaccagtgaggcattcatatacaaatatcaaattcatatattacagaattcattaagatatttgaattattctaatattttaatgtttcatggtagcaatgaaaacagcaggtcttttattttcagtcatatattgtattatattacagggtatattatatgtacaattagtaaatatataaacatcatatatgtaattgcatgtgtgagaaaaatgtatacatacatgagtaattcaaccacagacat encodes the following:
- the LOC125664551 gene encoding uncharacterized protein LOC125664551 isoform X1; this translates as MSKPPAEEEQNVKPWLSTLLIALGVILPVFVITFLVLLFRARRTSMKSKPINRYTEETEEGTGFLMDVGNTTTAETNADMEEKFIEPKTYSKAVKKVKTEGYVILYGATGCGKSTVATHLVRNEFPDYNVVHLRGKQNEAPRFSSDGGLVFWDDCFGIWKIKDDENKDGTSKYMKTLIDKCKRDPQQYKAVLCFDSFFKYEQNNPCDNITNAMTLDKNYDSQTKKENFRDEMKPTKYFQIPTVCNEVGFPLLISLILRDPYLQENINAFFKDPTSVLQDRFLQLLKDQVDVYVTLIYAVCNCPVNLKDVSKEKWDILRKECEDPKSRESGKEKEDRKRHYTSDAKKNTENQTNSKISEEANIPTSTTDELSEKSEEPENSTLDGETMDSGYNKTNNVNVGTDVCDKNGEGAGGNPVDDNAKKNWNEVEDDARSRSSDNLNVRGTDGNSVDEMNRSEVGRSRDKLNVKNSGILKKRKVIEMNENLAKYLVESEVDDKRLEFRHQFLAETLLRFHIKNVGKKGMSKVAKKEVVFVLEKLSNM
- the LOC125664551 gene encoding uncharacterized protein LOC125664551 isoform X2 — protein: MKSKPINRYTEETEEGTGFLMDVGNTTTAETNADMEEKFIEPKTYSKAVKKVKTEGYVILYGATGCGKSTVATHLVRNEFPDYNVVHLRGKQNEAPRFSSDGGLVFWDDCFGIWKIKDDENKDGTSKYMKTLIDKCKRDPQQYKAVLCFDSFFKYEQNNPCDNITNAMTLDKNYDSQTKKENFRDEMKPTKYFQIPTVCNEVGFPLLISLILRDPYLQENINAFFKDPTSVLQDRFLQLLKDQVDVYVTLIYAVCNCPVNLKDVSKEKWDILRKECEDPKSRESGKEKEDRKRHYTSDAKKNTENQTNSKISEEANIPTSTTDELSEKSEEPENSTLDGETMDSGYNKTNNVNVGTDVCDKNGEGAGGNPVDDNAKKNWNEVEDDARSRSSDNLNVRGTDGNSVDEMNRSEVGRSRDKLNVKNSGILKKRKVIEMNENLAKYLVESEVDDKRLEFRHQFLAETLLRFHIKNVGKKGMSKVAKKEVVFVLEKLSNM